In the genome of Firmicutes bacterium HGW-Firmicutes-1, one region contains:
- a CDS encoding nuclease, whose product MKKVDYQKSIIVLIVFFVAIVAVDSYRLRTSLVTVNSSDTISYDMAEVLKVIDGDTIEVLISGHKEQIRFIGVNCPELNDHYSEEAKRFTSNELLGKIVYMEKDTIDKDHYNRLLRYVWTRIPSSEDDNITEMFNVKLLSEGYASILKIAPNDKYAAQFQTIEKESQEKNKGIWELK is encoded by the coding sequence ATGAAAAAGGTTGATTATCAAAAGAGTATCATTGTGCTTATCGTTTTCTTCGTTGCTATAGTAGCTGTTGATTCCTATCGGTTAAGAACGAGTCTAGTCACGGTAAACTCTAGTGATACCATTTCTTATGATATGGCCGAAGTATTGAAAGTTATTGATGGAGATACGATTGAAGTATTGATCAGTGGTCATAAGGAACAAATTAGATTCATAGGTGTCAATTGTCCAGAACTTAATGATCATTATAGCGAGGAAGCAAAACGATTTACTAGTAATGAGCTGCTCGGGAAAATTGTATATATGGAAAAGGATACGATAGATAAGGATCATTACAATCGCTTACTGAGATATGTGTGGACAAGAATACCAAGCAGTGAGGATGACAATATAACGGAAATGTTCAATGTAAAACTATTGTCTGAGGGGTATGCTAGTATATTGAAGATTGCACCAAACGATAAATATGCAGCTCAATTTCAAACAATAGAAAAAGAATCCCAAGAAAAGAACAAAGGTATTTGGGAGTTGAAATAA
- a CDS encoding bacteriohemerythrin, which yields MMWNDQFLLGIKEIDEQHKKLVGLVEQTKDLVYEAEDGVDCYDDLVIVLKELVDYTIYHFNFEENLMESVNYEGLIGHKMEHKIFVKKISQFMSDDLDENQLEKIEQITFFLLDWITKHILGTDSKYVHLLR from the coding sequence ATGATGTGGAATGATCAATTCCTTTTAGGAATTAAGGAAATCGATGAGCAACACAAGAAATTGGTAGGTTTGGTTGAGCAAACCAAAGATTTGGTTTATGAAGCTGAGGATGGTGTGGATTGTTATGATGATCTTGTAATAGTATTAAAAGAGCTAGTAGACTATACAATTTATCATTTTAACTTTGAAGAGAATTTAATGGAATCAGTTAACTATGAGGGATTGATAGGACATAAAATGGAACATAAAATATTTGTGAAAAAAATTAGTCAATTTATGAGCGATGATCTAGATGAAAATCAACTTGAAAAAATCGAACAAATTACATTTTTCCTATTAGATTGGATTACTAAGCACATACTAGGTACAGATAGTAAGTATGTACATTTGTTAAGATAA